TGAATTGCAAATTATTGTATCTGATACAGGTAATGGAATTGATAAGCTTCAATTAAAAAGAATTTTGGAACCATTTGCTCAAGAAGCAGAAGAGGCTTATACAAGAGCTTACGACGGTGCTGGACTTGGCTTAACAATTGCCTACAAACTAACATCACTAATGAATGGAAGATTTTATATTCAGAGTGATAAAAAGAATGGAACAAAGGTAACGCTGTCTTTTAATGTTGTGAAATAATTATTTGTTTTTACAAATCAGAATAATCTACAGAAATCTCTTGGGTTTTAATTAAGCGGTTCCCAAACTAACAATTAGAGACATCCAAAGAATTCCGTTAGTTAACCCAAAATTTTTCATCAGACTACGGCAGCATGCAGGCCATTGACAATCCCGTGTTGCGTGACATTCCACGAAGTGGTGAGTTCTCATCTAATCACAATGTGGTAAATCCTCATGAATTTTGTTGTTTTTAATTTTTTTATGAGCATTCTACAATTTATTCTTCGCTTATTAAAACAATAACAGTTGCCTTATCAAAACAATAAACAGCTTAACAACAATTTATTTTCTCATCATTTTTTAGAACAAAAATTAGTTATGTGAGTGGTATTATATTTGATTTATTTTATGTGATGAGTGAGAACTTCAATCTTTTAGACGGCATTATTGTAATTGCTTACTTATTAGCAGTTATTGTAATTGGATTATATAATTCCAAGAACAGGGATAAAAATGTTAACGAATATTTTTTAGCAGGGAGAAACTTGAGCTGGTTTGCTGTTGGTATATCGTTATTTGCTACGAATATTTCGAGTGAGCATTTTATAGGCTTGGCAGGTTCAGGGTCTATGAGAGGTTTGGCAGTAGGGCAATTTGAACTAATTGCAATTTTCTTGTTGATTTTATTAGGGTGGGTTATAGCACCAATTTATAAGAAGTCAGGTATATTGACAACCCCAGAATTTTTGGAAAAAAGATTTGGCTCGTCTAGCAGAAAGTTTTTTTCTGGACTTTCAATATTTACTTATATAATAACAAAAATACTAGTAACACTTTTTGCTGGCGGTATTCTGTTTAACAAAATGTTTGGCTGGAGTATTTTCTCTTCTGCAATAGTCGTAGTTCTTTTGACAGGTTTTTACACTCTTGTAGGTGGTTTTTATTCTGTTGTGAAAACGCAAGTATTCCAAGGTATAATTTTGTTTTCAGCTGCATTAGTTTTAACAATTTTAGGACTTAATGAAATAGGTGGTTTTTCAACGTTGAAGGACAAACTTCCGTCAGAATATTTCCAAATGTTTAAGCCGGTAGACGATCCTGACTTTCCGTGGACTGGGATAGTTTTTGGTGCTCCTATAATTGCTTTTTGGTATTGGTGCGCTGATCACTACATGGTTCAAAGAGTTTTAGGTGCTAAATCAATTAATGATGCAAGGAACGGAACAAT
The sequence above is drawn from the Melioribacteraceae bacterium 4301-Me genome and encodes:
- a CDS encoding sodium/solute symporter (Members of the Solute:Sodium Symporter (SSS), TC 2.A.21 as described in tcdb.org, catalyze solute:Na+ symport. Known solutes for members of the family include sugars, amino acids, nucleosides, inositols, vitamins, urea or anions, depending on the system.); translation: MSENFNLLDGIIVIAYLLAVIVIGLYNSKNRDKNVNEYFLAGRNLSWFAVGISLFATNISSEHFIGLAGSGSMRGLAVGQFELIAIFLLILLGWVIAPIYKKSGILTTPEFLEKRFGSSSRKFFSGLSIFTYIITKILVTLFAGGILFNKMFGWSIFSSAIVVVLLTGFYTLVGGFYSVVKTQVFQGIILFSAALVLTILGLNEIGGFSTLKDKLPSEYFQMFKPVDDPDFPWTGIVFGAPIIAFWYWCADHYMVQRVLGAKSINDARNGTILTAFLKIFPIFILVLPGLIAATLFPGLKGDDAYPVLLSSEIVPSGIKGFVIAGLLAAIMSSLAASFNSIAALYTIDFYKPTHPNASERTLVFVGRMVTIAVVVGVILIAPFVKIVNSQIYIFLQSTQAYISAPISAVFLFGFTMKKTNARAAFTALIIGEFIGISRFIVEILIKSNLISNLFLVSFVQINYLHFTIFLFLTSALIILLLSYLPSTASEKVDEGYNWMVSLKSSELSYNKNIVESGGLKFNVLISGLILILTLSLWTIFI